ttttataataattaaaaagtataatttttaattatactaATAAGATATTGTTTTAGGTCGATCTGTTTTCTTACTATTTTTTCTCAtaccattattattttttatcacgCCGTTAAGCCATGTAGGAGCCACATAGGATTTCCGTCACGCACATTTAACATTGGACAGTTTTGACAGACGGAATAAAACATTAAGGACCATATTGATGTTAAAATCCCTTGGAGAAttaatgatgcaaatcgtaacACGACTTTAAGGGATCCagctcaagttccaattggaccgattacgcgagcacgagcaaagaagtttaaagatgaactcaacggcctgattcaagaggtttgggctcaagcaaattcgtggaggcccactggacatgaatcacgtgatccacaaagatccatcaacattattcaagttatagaagattccggacaaggctaaattcagcaagtgtttaaggaaacttctagaatagttgatgatcaacagaaaaTAACatgatttgtttgaagtttaaatctcatagagatattctaggggtatttagattttatatctttatagattatgtcatatctctattgatattcttggttttaatttccttatctataggaggagatatgaccagattaggattactttatgtctatatatattcatcttagtcaatttttaatgaaaggaacattcagaaaattgtgagagtattctctttggttcttgaagaactaatcgaacttatcggaagtttccgtggcgttcatcatcgacttatcaaacggctttccaccaccgtttgtggcgtcttcatcgacttatcaagcggttttccattaccgtttgtggcgtcttcctatataccgaggttcttgtttcgcattaaacaacgggttgaggtcagttataccaaggttcttgtttttgtcgtaaacaacgggtcgagggttcgtcaatcaaatctaatcgtggaacgatcttgggttcctttagttgtcgggtctcgtcattcttggcgggaatcgcatcatttggtatcagagcatcaggcttcaaatcgggtttatcctatccttttttgtttcaatttgctgagtttcgcttcatcgaaattgttctttgtggattattagtagaaaaaaaaagggctgaaaaaaaaaatttcggctgaaaaaaaaatatatacaaagctgaaaaaaaaagagctgaaaaaaaaatcggccaaaaaaaaatactgagctgagaaaaaaaaagatcgaaagaaaagaaagaagacatcgttgtcaatttgatccaaattttttacatcaggccattctaaagttgttatttctcgttctttgtaatctgcattgattctgatcccataatttcatataacattctggtttatttaatccttcatagtagttgccttttctcttgcttcttttcttcctgaaatttcctttgatcattaattttccttgatgagttcttggtgaattgttgctggaaaatttggagttgtttgtttagttccaaaggaactgaaagagaattgtcgagtggaaaaaggcaagagcggtgAGAATATTATAGGGTTAAAAGgcacatattttgttgagtgaaaacacgagtgtagagtgattcacattcttgagtgtaaacacgtaagggagcgaattgtgaggtccattctttctaactttattttgcagcaatcatgtctcacaatagTGCTAAGtgtattcccgaaggtgcaacggaattggctgattcgaaaatacttttagaggccatgatgagtgagatgaggcgtgtgatgcggttggagtttgagcaggttcatgaacggatagatctgatagagaataaacgtgtggagcagccacgaaacgctcctaatgcacgtaggagggaaagagttcaaccgagggaagtgagggttgaagatgaagagatttatggggctggttttgatgaagatgatcgagattcggttgttagtaataggagacatggagggcggtttagagaagataggaatcgggaagattataacttgggtagtattaagatgaaaatcccatcgttccaaggaaagagtgatcccgaagcataccttgagtgggagaaaaaggtggagtttgtatttgattgttatagttattccgagctgaagaaagtcaaagtggcagcaattgaattctcggattatgcaattgtttggtgggatcaattgatgataaataggcgaagaaatagagagccacctatagctacgtgggaggaaatgaaaagggtgatgaggaagcgatttgttcctagttattactaccgggagctgtataataagttacaaagtcttaggcaaggtaaccggagtgtagaggaatattttaaggagatggaagtggccatgattagagctaacatagaggaggatcgagaggctactatggcaagatttttggctggattgaaccgagcaattcaaaatgccgtggaattacaacattatgtggagttggaggatatggtgcacatggccatcaagattgagaaccagttcaagaggagaggcaatacaagtgcaagccaaagtccaagcacatccacttggaaaccgaatcagtggaagaaagatgagaagcaatccacgtcgatgttgaaaaccgagcaaaagcgagaagcaaccagccatgttcctcaaggtaaaaccgacatttctacctccaggaatcttgacattaagtgttttaaatgccaaggcaggggacacatagcaagtcaatgcccaaacaagcgggtcatggtgatgcgagacaatggtgacattgtgaccgacactgaagattccgacaccgatgacatgcccccattggaggacgttcccgaagaggaatatttagctccagatgcattgacattggtggcaaggagagcattaagcttgcaaacaaaaagagttgaagaagtgcagcgggagaacatctttcacactaggtgctacatcaaagacatggtatgtagtgtgattattgatggtggtagttgtactaatgtcgcaagtgcaacaatggtggaaaaattaagattgcccatggtgaagcaccctaggccgtacaagctgcaatggttgaatgatagtggtgagataagggtgaacaagcaggtgttagttgcatttcgaatcggtaaatacgaagatgaagtgttgtgtgatgtagtaccgatgcaagcaggacacttgttgctagggcgtccatggcaatttgatagacgagtgaagcatgatggctttacgaacaaatactcctttgtacttaatcagcgatcaatcactcttgtaccattgactccgcagcaagtatatgaggatcaagtgagattgcaaaaagagagtgatcaaaagaaagagagtgaacagaagaaaaagagtgaaaatcagagagaggccgagaaaaatgagagagaaaaagaaaatcaaaattcggccattgagagaaaatcagagagaaaacaaaagaatttttatgcaaacatgggagaaattaggcaagcaatgtttttaaatcagccgatgattgtacttttgtacaaagaggcatttttcaatactaacgaacttgatatctctcttcctagttctgttgtttctcttttgcaggagtatgaggatgtctttcccgaggaaacaccacatggcttacctccaatccgagggattgaacatcaaattgattttgttcccggtgcgacaattccaaaccgaccagcctataggagcaatcctgaggagacaaaggagcttcaacggcaggtaaagaagttgttagagaaagggtacgtgagggagagcttgagcccatgcgctgttccagtaatacttgtacctaagaaggatgggacgtggagaatgtgcattgattgccgagcaatcaacaacataacggtaaagtatcgtcatcctattccccgcttagatgatatgttagatgagttacatggttcttgtatattttctaaaattgatttaaagagtggttatcatcagattagaatgaaagaaggagatgaatggaaaacggcctttaaaacaaaatacggtttgtacgaatggttagttatgccttttggtttgactaatgctccaagcacttttatgagacttatgaatcatgttttgcgtgcatttataggtagatttgtggttgtctactttgatgatatactagtttacagcaaaaacttagatgataataaggtacatttgaaatctgtcttaaatgtgcttaggaaggaaaagttatttgctaatatgaagaagtgtactttttgcaccgataagcttgttttttttgggatttgttgttagtgcacaaggtatacaggttgatgaggagaaggtacgtgcaatccaagagtggcctagtcccacaagtgtaagtaatgttcgtagttttcatggacttgctagtttctatcggcggttcgtgaaggactttagtagcatagcagcaccacttactgaagtgatcaagaaaaacgttggatttagatggggagaagaacaagagaaggcgtttcaactaatcaaagagaagctgaccaacgctcctttattatctttacctaacttttctaaaacttttgagattgaatgtgatgcttcaggtgttggtataggtgcagttctcatgccggaaggacgaccaattgcttacttcagcgaaaaactaagcggtgcagccttaaactatccaacttatgataaagagttgtatgcattggttcgagctttagagacgtggcaacactacctatggcctaaggagttcgtgatacacaccgatcatgagtccttgaaacacttgaagggccaacacaaactaaacaaaagacatgcccgatgggtggagttcattgagacgtttccatacgtcattcggtataagcaaggtaaggagaatgtggtcgccgatgcactttctcgcaggtatgcattactctctacacttgatgcaaaattgcttggttttgagcacattaaaaatttatatgctgatgaccatgaattttgtgaggaatatcgagcttgtgagaaaattccttgtggtaagttctttaggcatgatgactttctgtttcgagagaataagttatgcgtgccaaATTGTTCCTTGAGAGAGTTATCAAtgcaggaatcacatggtgggggattaatgggacattttggagtagcaaagactttagctattttgcaagaacacttctattggccacatatgaaaagagatgttgagagaatttgtggtagatgcattacgtgtaggcaaggtaaatccagagtgcagcctaacggtttgtatactcctttaccaattcctagtgagccttggattgatatttcaatggactttgtgttaggattacctaggactaaacgtgggagagattcaatttttgtggttgtggatagattttctaagatggcacactttattccatgtcacaaaacggatgatgcctcgcatgttgctgatttgttctttagggagattgtgaggttacatggcatgcctagaacaattgtttcggatagagatgctaagttcttgagctatttttggaagactttgtggtgtaagttaggtactaagctgttattttctactacttgtcacccacaaactgatggtcaaacggaagtagtaaatagaactttgtctactttgttgagggcaatcataaaaaaaaacattaaaacatgggaagagtgtttaccacatgttgagtttgcttataacagatctgttcattccgctactaaattttcaccatttgaagttgtttatggatttaatcctttaactccattggatttatctcctttacctttgactgagcatgttaatttagatggcaaaaagaaagctgaatttgtcaagcagattcatgagaaaacaagactcaacattgagcgaaaaacggagcagtatacaaaacacgccaacaagggccgtcataagctgatttttgaacccggagattgggtttggttgcatatgaggaaagagagatttccggcgcaaagacgttccaaactgcttccaagaggagatggaccttttcaagtcctggagcgcatcaatgacaatgcttataaactagacttacctggtgagtacaatgtaagtgctacttttaatgttgctgatttgcttccttttgatgtaggtgatgatttgaggacaaatccttttcaagaggaggggaatgatgcaaatcgtaacACGACTTTAAGGGATCCagctcaagttccaattggaccgattacgcgagcacgagcaaagaagtttaaagatgaactcaacggcctgattcaagaggtttgggctcaagcaaattcgtggaggcccactggacatgaatcacgtgatccacaaagatccatcaacattattcaagttatagaagattccggacaaggctaaattcagcaagtgtttaaggaaacttctagaatagttgatgatcaacagaaaataacatcagatttgtttgaagtttaaatctcatagagatattctaggggtatttagattttatatctttatagattatgtcatatctctattgatattcttggttttaatttccttatctataggaggagatatgatcagattaggattactttatgtctatatatattcatcttagtcaatttttaatgaaaggaacattcagaaaattgtgagagtattctctttggttcttgaagaactaatcgaacttatcggaaatttccgtggcgttcatcatcgacttatcaaacggctttccaccaccgtttgtggcgtcttcatcgacttatcaagcggttttccattaccgtttgtggcgtcttcctatataccgaggttcttgtttcgcattaaacaacgggttgaggtcagttataccaaggttcttgtttttgtcgtaaacaacgggtcgagggttcgtcaatcaaatctgatcgtggaacgatcttgggttcctttagttgtcgggtctcgtcattcttggcgggaatcgcatcaatTAAACTGGAGGCTGCGTAAACTTTAGGGAGCAAACTGACTTTTTtctcttgtttattttttttttatctccgattaatttaatttaatttaggaAATAGTGGCTGCCCTGCAATGCATTGCATAGAGTTTTGGGTTTCTCTTTGAATTTTGTgcttgtttttgtctttttccagtCAAAGTAATATATGTTGCCGCCCactatattaaattaaattaataataataatttgttcTATGTACCCAGCAGCTATGTAAGCTAGCGGTTGTGTCACTCTCCCCTGCTCCTTTTAGATCAGACTGAGGCGCtctattcttcttcttcttcttcttctttgtgcTTTTTTGTCTCAAGGATGACTGCTAATACCCCCAGCCTTCTTCAGCATCCCAAACATAAACATGCCCTGATCTTTCAAGAGCTAAGCGAAAGTTTCAGCTTGGAATGCAACATCTGTAGGCTCTCCGTGAAAGGTCTGGCCTACCATTGCATAGACTGCGAGTTCTTCCTCCACAAGTCGTGCGCCGAGTTGCCTCCCGAGATTCAACATCCCTCTCATCCACAGCACCCGCTTGTATTGTCCAAATTATGCTGGGATTCTTCCGCGAGAACACCATGTTATGGGTGTCCTTCCAGCCTACTTGCTGATTACTATGGATGTCATGCCTGTAAAATAGAGTTGCATGTGGGATGTGCAGCTGCAACTCTCCCTCctcctgaagaagaagagcataaGGACGAGGAGGAGATGATTGAGCACTTTGCTCACGACCATCCTCTTGCATCCTTCCACGTCGATGTGCCAAATTCTATCAAATGCAAGGCATGCGAACGGTGGATCTCCGGTCGCGTTTATGGTTGCCGTGCCTGCATATTTGTGCTGCACGAATCTTGCGCTCTGGCACCCCGAGAGATAATGAATCATCCTCTCCATCCACAGCACCCGCTTACCTTGCTTGTCGATTCCAAGCCTAGCTTTCTATGCAATGTCTGCAGGTGTAGCTATAGCTTTGCATACCGCTGCAAAGAATGTGATTTGTTTCTCGATCTGGGTTGTGCTGATGTATTTGTGCATCCTCCTCCACGAGATGATCAGAGTAGCACAGACGACAGGCGAGATCAGATCCATCATTTTTCCCACCCCCACCAACTGACACGTTTACATGTTAAACCTGAGCTTCTTGCGACCTGTGATGTTCCCGGGGAAGTGATATCCGGTGATTTTTACGGTTGCCCTGACTGCCTTTTCTTGCTCCACCCATTGCGGGCCAAGTTGACACAAGAGATTGTGCACCCTTTTCATCCGGACCACCCTCTCATTTACCAACCAGATCAAGAGATTGAATGCTCCTTTTGCTTTGGTTATGAGGGTGACATTGGATTCGAGTGTGGAGACTGTGGCTTTGGCCTTCATGCGGCATGTGCTCTCCAAACTCTCTCTGCTACGAAAGAGGAATTAACTCTTAACAGTGAGCGTCTCCATAAACACCCCATGAGCCTTGATTTTGAAGCTGAGCAGCTAGGGCTAGGGGAATTAGATATTGTCTGCTGCAAGTGCCCTGATGAAGGTCCAGTCTACGTCTGTACAGATGACGTTTGCCGCGCAAAAATCCATAAAACATGTGCTGATCTAGAACGTGAATCAGAACTCCCTATTCACCCACAGCATCCTCTCCTCCTTTCTTCTGAGCCACTCAACAAATCCAATCCTTGCGTTGCGTGTCTGGAAAGCCCTTGGGGATTCACCTTTTATTGTGATTATTGTAAGATCCAGTTCCATGCACGTTGTGCTATGAGAAGGCCGACTCTGAAACATCAGCGCCACGAGCACAGCCTATCATATTTCGAAAGGATAGGCCACGAACTCTCCAGGTCACAGTGCAATGTGTGTTACAATGACTGCAGGATTGACTTCTACCGCTGTGTTCCGTGCAACTATAATCTTCACTTCAATTGCTTGCCTCTGCCCCCTTCTGCTAAACACGAATTCCACTTTCCATCCGCTGGTGCTCCGTGATAGAGTTGTTGATGAGCATTACGATTATGAGGAGCAATATTGTGACGTGTGTGAGACACTCAGGGACCCAGAACTTGGTGTCTATTATTGCGAGGAGTGTAATTATGCTGCTGATATCGACTGTGTCATCCCCAAGGTAAGCCCGACATCCCAAAATTTCACCACATTCTCATTCTCCGAAGCATCAAGTAGCTAGCCATCACTCTCTCTGGCTCATCCCGATCTTAATTTCTGTGCCGGCCAGGAAAGGAACAATGATTGGAAAAACCTGAAGAAGTAAAAAGAAGCCACTCCTAGTCCTAGACCTTTGTTtggaaattaagaaaatttgttGCACAAATTCATAGTATATTGCCTAAGAACTGTATTTCTTTTCCGATCCGAATAATATGAGGGGACTAAATATAAATCATTGCCGGCTCCAGGTAGATCCAGAGAAAAGTAGACAAATGGAAGACCTTATGATCAAGCAACTGGATGGACAAATTTCCAGTGAAGAAGCAGAAATAGAggcactgaaaaaaaaattggaaaggTCAATGAAAAATCTGGaggaatttaagaaaaagagacgacagataaaatgaaaaatcttgGGTGCAACGGAAAGCAGAGTCGGACAGGGGATGATCATGGAGTCTCGTAATGTTTTATCTTAGCATATTTTTCACACTAATAAGGGTCTAATGCATCCATTGGTCAACgtagattttattttcactATGTACGTCTGTTAAGCAAATCTTATTATGCGTTTGTCATTCTGACTATGGCCTGAAATTACTTCTACGGACCATCggattattgaaaatatgtgtTCAAGTACCTCTGAAAAGTCAATTGCGTGATCTGCACTCTCAGGAGTTCCTATACACTTTCTTT
The sequence above is drawn from the Punica granatum isolate Tunisia-2019 chromosome 5, ASM765513v2, whole genome shotgun sequence genome and encodes:
- the LOC116207356 gene encoding uncharacterized protein LOC116207356, translated to MTANTPSLLQHPKHKHALIFQELSESFSLECNICRLSVKGLAYHCIDCEFFLHKSCAELPPEIQHPSHPQHPLVLSKLCWDSSARTPCYGCPSSLLADYYGCHACKIELHVGCAAATLPPPEEEEHKDEEEMIEHFAHDHPLASFHVDVPNSIKCKACERWISGRVYGCRACIFVLHESCALAPREIMNHPLHPQHPLTLLVDSKPSFLCNVCRCSYSFAYRCKECDLFLDLGCADVFVHPPPRDDQSSTDDRRDQIHHFSHPHQLTRLHVKPELLATCDVPGEVISGDFYGCPDCLFLLHPLRAKLTQEIVHPFHPDHPLIYQPDQEIECSFCFGYEGDIGFECGDCGFGLHAACALQTLSATKEELTLNSERLHKHPMSLDFEAEQLGLGELDIVCCKCPDEGPVYVCTDDVCRAKIHKTCADLERESELPIHPQHPLLLSSEPLNKSNPCVACLESPWGFTFYCDYCKIQFHARCAMRRPTLKHQRHEHSLSYFERIGHELSRSQCNVCYNDCRIDFYRCVPCNYNLHFNCLPLPPSAKHEFHFPSAGAP